AGGTCGCGCTGGATGCCATCGAGAATGGCTTTGGCGAGACCGTCCTGTCGCGTGAGAAAGCCAAGCGCGCGATGGTGTGGGACGAGCTGGAAGAAGCGCTCGAGAACAACGAGACCATCACGGGCCGCATCAGCGGCAAGGTCAAGGGTGGTTTCACCGTCGACATCAAGGATGTCCGCGGCTTCCTGCCCGGTTCGCTGGTTGACGTGCGCCCGGTGCGCGACTCGACCTACCTGGAAGGCAAGGAACTCGAGTTCAAGCTGATCAAGCTGGACCGCAAGCGCAACAACATCGTCGTCTCCCGCCGTGCGGTGGTTGAGAGCGAGCACTCGGAAGAGCGCGAGCAGCTGATGGAGAAGCTGGTCGAGGGCGCCATCCTGAAGGGTGTGGTCAAGAACCTCACCGACTACGGCGCGTTCGTGGACCTGGGCGGCATCGACGGCCTGCTGCACATCACCGACATGGCCTGGAAGCGCGTGCGCCATCCGTCCGAAGTCGTGGAAGTCGGCCAGGAGCTGGACGTCCGCGTGCTCAAGTACGACCGCGAGCGCAACCGCGTCAGCCTCGGCCTGAAGCAGCTGGGCGAGGATCCGTGGGACAACATCGCCCGCCGCTACCCGGCCGACACCCGCGTGTTCGGCAAGGTCTCCAACGTCACCGATTACGGCGCGTTCGTGGAGATCGAGCCGGGCGTGGAAGGCCTGGTGCACGTGTCCGAAATGGACTGGACCAACAAGAACGTCAACCCGTCCAAGATCGTGCAGGTCGGTGACGAGGTCCAGGTCATGGTGCTGGACGTGGACGAGGAGCGTCGCCGCATCTCGCTGGGCATGAAGCAGGTCTCGTCCAACCCGTGGGAGACCTTCTCGGTCCTGCACAAGAAGGGCGACAAGGTCGAAGGCCAGATCAAGTCGATCACCGACTTCGGCATCTTCATCGGCCTGGACGGCGGCATCGACGGCCTGGTCCATCTGTCCGACATCAGCTGGAACACCACCGGCGAGGACGTGGTCCGCAACTACAAGAAGGGCGACACCCTGGAAGCTGTCGTGCTGGCCGTGGATCCGGAGCGCGAGCGCATCAGCCTGGGCGTGAAGCAGATGGAGCAGGACCCGTTCGGCCAGTTCATGGCCTCCAACACCCGTGGCTCGATCGTCACCGGCAAGGTCACCGAAGTCGACGAGAAGGGCGCCACCATCGAGTTGGCGGACGGCATCGAAGGCTACGTGGCGGCTCGCGACATCTCCAAGGATCGGGTGGAAGACGCCAGCAAGGTGCTCAAGGTCGGCGACGAGATCGAAGCGCGCTTCATCGGCATGGACCGCAAGGGCCGCACGATGCAGCTGTCGATCAAGGCAAAGGACGAGGCGGAAATGCAGGAAGCCGTCTCCGACTACAGCCGCGCCAGCGCGGAGGCCGCCAGCGGTACGACCAAGCTGGGCGCGTTGCTGCGTGAGCAGTTGAACAGCAACAAGTCGGAGTAATCCGCATCGGCGCGCTGTCCTGTCCGGATGGCGCGCTGTTGACGTTACCTGGCTGTAGCAAGACAAGTACGGCCCGGCTTTGGCCGGGCCGTACTTCGTTTGAACCACACACCCCCATATTTTGAGATGGCCGCTAGCCGCCGCCCGGATTCCCATGACCAAGTCCGAACTGATCGAGATCCTGTCCCAGCGCCAGCCGCACCTGAAGGGCGAAGATGTGGATCTGGCAGTGAAGGCATTGCTGGAGATGATGGGAAGTTCACTCGCCGATGGCGAGCGCATCGAGGTGCGTGGCTTTGGCAGCTTCTCGCTGCATTACCGTCCGCCTCGCATGGGTCGCAACCCGCGGACGGGCGAGTCCGTTGCACTGGCCGGCAAGCACGTGCCCCACTTCAAGCCAGGCAAGGAACTGCGCGAACGTGTCAGTGACGCGATGCCAGTGGATGAGGCCGATTGAGCCCGCCGTCGGCTATGCACGGATCGGGGGCTGCGACGCCTCGCCTCCAATCCGATGAGCTGTTTTTCATGGACGCAGCAACCAGGAGATTGTCATGCGAGTGATCCGGTTTCTGGTGGCGATTGTTTGCCTGGCGTTTGGTGCAGTCCTCGGCGCACTCAACCGGCAGGCGGTGTCGATTGACGTGGGCTTTGGCCATGTAGCTTCCAACCTCGGCATCGTTATGCTCGCGTGTCTGCTTGTTGGCGTGATCGTCGGTGGATTGGCGATCAGCGCCAGCGTGGTGTGGCCACTGCGTCGTCGCCTGGCGAACGCGCAGAGGCAGCATGCAAGCCTCCCGACCGTTGCAAAGGAAGTTCCGTAAATGGACTTCATCAGCGAGTGGTTCTGGTTCTTTGTACTGGTGCCCTTGGCGGCGCTCGGCGGCTGGGTGGTGGGCAGACGCGGTGGTGAGCGGCACAGCACCACGCAGGTAAGCCGGCTTTCCACCACCTATTTCCGCGGCCTCAACTACCTGCTCAACGAACAGCCGGACAAGGCGATCGAGCTTTTCCTGCATATCGCGGAACTCGACAAGGACACTTTCGAGACCCAGGTTGCACTCGGGCATCTTTTCCGTCGACGTGGCGAGGTTGACCGGGCCATCCGCCTGCATCAGGCGCTCGTACAACGTCCAGGCCTGAGCGACCAGCAGAAGGTGCAGGCGCTGCTCGCGCTGGGCGAGGATTACATGAAGTCCGGGCTGCTTGATCGCGCGGAGACGGTGTTCAGCGATCTGGTGGACCTGGACATGCGGGCGCCGCTGGCGCTGCGGCACCTGATCCACATCTACCAGTCCGAGCGCGAATGGGACAAGGCCATTGAAAATGCCCAACGCTACGAGGCAGCGACCGGTGAGTCGATGGGCAAGTTGATCGGCCAGTTCGAATGCGAGCTGGCAGATCGCCACCGCGCTGCAGGTGACGTGGACGCGGCACGCGCTGCGGTCGCGCGTGCGTATCAGGCGGACGCCAATTCGGTCCGTGCCGGAATGT
The genomic region above belongs to Lysobacter avium and contains:
- the rpsA gene encoding 30S ribosomal protein S1; amino-acid sequence: MTESFAELFEQSEQYLSNLKPGSIVVGTVVEVRSDVVVINAGLKSEGIVPIEQFRNDDGEIDIAVGDKIKVALDAIENGFGETVLSREKAKRAMVWDELEEALENNETITGRISGKVKGGFTVDIKDVRGFLPGSLVDVRPVRDSTYLEGKELEFKLIKLDRKRNNIVVSRRAVVESEHSEEREQLMEKLVEGAILKGVVKNLTDYGAFVDLGGIDGLLHITDMAWKRVRHPSEVVEVGQELDVRVLKYDRERNRVSLGLKQLGEDPWDNIARRYPADTRVFGKVSNVTDYGAFVEIEPGVEGLVHVSEMDWTNKNVNPSKIVQVGDEVQVMVLDVDEERRRISLGMKQVSSNPWETFSVLHKKGDKVEGQIKSITDFGIFIGLDGGIDGLVHLSDISWNTTGEDVVRNYKKGDTLEAVVLAVDPERERISLGVKQMEQDPFGQFMASNTRGSIVTGKVTEVDEKGATIELADGIEGYVAARDISKDRVEDASKVLKVGDEIEARFIGMDRKGRTMQLSIKAKDEAEMQEAVSDYSRASAEAASGTTKLGALLREQLNSNKSE
- the lapB gene encoding lipopolysaccharide assembly protein LapB translates to MDFISEWFWFFVLVPLAALGGWVVGRRGGERHSTTQVSRLSTTYFRGLNYLLNEQPDKAIELFLHIAELDKDTFETQVALGHLFRRRGEVDRAIRLHQALVQRPGLSDQQKVQALLALGEDYMKSGLLDRAETVFSDLVDLDMRAPLALRHLIHIYQSEREWDKAIENAQRYEAATGESMGKLIGQFECELADRHRAAGDVDAARAAVARAYQADANSVRAGMLEGRLDVESGNDAGAIRAFERVARTDPDYLPEVMPALLSSYERTGDGSGARAFLSEMCEHYRGIAPVLALTKMVESQDGVAAARAYLANELKDRPSVRGEAALMELSIAEGADPLATLHDLKHITEQLLVRNPSYRCNHCGFGARSHHWQCPSCKEWGTVKPLLNYAVV
- a CDS encoding integration host factor subunit beta — encoded protein: MTKSELIEILSQRQPHLKGEDVDLAVKALLEMMGSSLADGERIEVRGFGSFSLHYRPPRMGRNPRTGESVALAGKHVPHFKPGKELRERVSDAMPVDEAD
- a CDS encoding lipopolysaccharide assembly protein LapA domain-containing protein gives rise to the protein MRVIRFLVAIVCLAFGAVLGALNRQAVSIDVGFGHVASNLGIVMLACLLVGVIVGGLAISASVVWPLRRRLANAQRQHASLPTVAKEVP